Below is a window of Hyalangium ruber DNA.
GAGTCGTGCCGCGCTGCGGCAACAGGCTCGGAAGGCGGCGCTGGGCGCGGAGCTGGTGGTGGTGGGCGTCACCAACTCACGACAGGTGGAGCTCGTCACCACGGCCGCCGCCACCGGGCGCCCCGTGGTGGTGGTGTCGATGGGGCTGCCCTATCTCACCGAGCTGGTGGACGAGGCCCGGGCGGTGCTCGCCGTCTACTCCTTCCAGCCCGCCTCCACCACGGCCGCAGCGGCGGCGCTCTTCGGGGAGATTGGCACTCCGGGGCGCCTGCCCGTGAAGCTGCGCCGGCTCACCTTCGGCCATGGGCTGAACCCCGTGGGCCAGCAGCAGGCCGCCGCGGCGCCGAAGTCCCCCAGCACGGGCAGCACACCCCACGGACTCCCGGGCGCCGCGCGCTGAGCACTGCCCAGGGCCTAATGAAGCTCGCGTAACACCTGGGCCGCGTCACGGAAGACCTTGGCGCAGGTGGGGTCCTCCGGGCAGTGGACATCGAGGAGCGCCGCGTCTTCCGCGCGCCCCACGAGCTTGAGCACCACCGCAGCCCGCAGGGAGTTGTGCGGGGCGACGACCAGACTCCGAGCCGCCATTCGCAGCTCCGAGCGGGATTCTGGTGAGAACGCCCCTAGAACGCGCTCCCGGTGCAGAAGCACCAGGCTGAACAGGCAATCGCAGAAGTAGGCGGCAGCATCGTTCGGCGCCTTCGTCTGCTCGCTCAGCTCTCGGGCGGTCGCGATGAACGCGGCCAGCGTGGCGGTCAGCGTGGCAGGCACCTCCGCCTCGAGCACGACGAGCACTTCTGTCTTGTACTCCACGGGTACAGCCGGATCCCGAGCCCACACCTGAAGCTCTTCGGGGGACTTCTCCAGCAGCACCCCCAGGCCGTGCAGACCGTGGGGAGCTGGCAAGGAGAGTTGCTCCAAGCTCTGTTTGACGGCGGGCACCAAGTCGGGGTGCCGACGCCTCCACAGCGCATGCACCAGCGTGTACACATCCGAGCGCTCCGGCTTGCCCTTGGCCATGCGCTCCAGCCTTCGCACCAGGCTTGCCCGTGCCCCGACCTCTTCAATACGTCCCAGCGCGCGGGTGATCTCCTCCACGACCGCATCCGCGTCGTAATCCCCCCTCGCTTCCTCGATGGCGAGTTGCTGCTCCAAGCGCTGGATGCTGGCGGCTCCGCCCACTTCTCCCAGACCAAAGACCCCCGCCTGTCGCACCAATCCCTGGGAGTCCTCCAGCATGGCCTCCAGCACAAGCCGCACCTGCCGAGGCCCCTCCCCCAGCCGCGACACCCGCTCACGCGCCCGGGCTTCGTCACCCTGCTTGAACGCCTTGACCAGCTCTTCCCGGTCCTGAGCGACATCCCGCGTGTGTGCCATCTCTCTTCTCAGCCTCTTACTAGGGATAGCTCACGCCGGGAGGGACGTATCGTCTGAGCAATGTCCCATCGAGCATGAACAGCTCATGGATGGACCGAGCGTCGGCTCGAACCATGGCCTCGAAGGCGTCCAGCTCACGCTTCAGGTCCTTCGGGTTGGAGACATAATTGGTGTTCTGCCGCATGCCATCGGGACGAAGGGACGAAGCATCGGGCCGGCGAAAGAGGGTTCCATCCGCGGGTTCTCCATCGAAGACCGGCCTGCCGCGCGCATCGACCTGAGCCTTGTTCTTCCGCAGCTGGGTATGCCCCGCCGCCTCTCGGATGGCCAACTCCCTCTCGATGGCCTCGTTGTGGGGCGGGTTCTGCTGGGTGTGGGGCGGGCCATAGCGCGTCGATAGCTTCGTGCCACCTCCCCCGCCACGCACCTCCTCCATCGTCGAGCAGACCGCAAGCCCACCGCACAGTCGCGCGGCCATCTCTCCTGTCGCTGCCCCACCAATAATGAGGCTGCCATCGGCCACCACCTGGGCCGTGCCCGCCGCCCCCACCGCCAACCCTCCCTCCATCGCGTACCGTGGCGGCCCCAGCAACGCCCCCAGCCCCCTCGAAGGAGCTGTAGGCATCCCCTTCGCTACCCCCATGCTCGCCACCATCACCAGCACCCGCAGCGCCGTCCCACCCACCGCCTTGCCGAAGTGCTCGGATGCCGCCTCCAGCTCCCCTTCCGTCCTCGCCGCCTCGGACTCCCGGTACAGCCGGAGGCAAGCCAGCGCCAGGTTCGCCACCTCGAAGATTCCCACCGTGATGGCCAGCACCGCCGTCAACGTCGCCGCGAACGCTTTGGAGAACAGCGGCTCGGGCGCCAACCACGCCGCGAAGTACACCCCCACCGACAAGCACACGCTGGCGACGAAGACCGGTGAGCTGAACAGCTCCTCGGCCGCCTCGCGTACACCCGAGCCCATATAGCGGGGGGATAACTTCAAGGCTTGGAAGAGACGGCTCTTCTCCAAGGATGACGGGAGCGGCAACAGGCTCAAGCCGAAGCGTGACAGGAACTCCTGACGCAGCGCCTGCTCCCAGTTGGCGGAATCAGCGCCCCCCAAGAGCCTGGCCCCAGAAGGGGCGAGGATCCGAATCTGAGGCCTCTCCGCCAGGAAGGTCGCGTGGAGGAACGTGAGCGCTGCCTGAGCTTCTTCCAACCGGAACGAATCAAGGTCCGGGCGGGGAGCCGCCGGCGCGAAGGAGAGCCTCAATCGGCCTCCTGGCAACTGGCTCGTCCGCACCGCCTGGGGTTCACCCCCTTCAGCCCTTGCTGGCTGGGAGGTAGCACATGCCGCGGGCAAGGAGAGACTCAGCGCCAGGAGCAGGCGCGCCAGCACCGGAGCGTTCCTCATGCCCGGACAGCATGCCCCACGAAGAGACAAAAGCGAGGGCGATACGCGTTTCGCGCCTCGACGCTCTCTCTCCCGTTACTGCGCTAGCCCGGCGCGCTCCGCCTCCCGGAGGGGTGAGGCGGAGCACGTCCTGCTCAACCGCTACGGATTGGCCTGGGGCTCGTGCGGCTCGATGAGGCCGTACTGCCCGTCCTTGCGGCGGTAGAGCACGCTCATCGCGTCCGAATCCACGTTGTGGAACACGTAGAAGTCGTTGTTCATCAGGTTCATCTGCATCACCGCCTCATCCACCTTCATCGGCTGGACGGTGAGGTGCGTGGTGCGCAGCACGCGGTGCGCGGAGCTGACATCCGACTTCGCGGCCGGGTTCTCCGTCGTCGGAGCCGACGCGGCGGCCCGGAGCGACTGAGCCTGCGAAGCCGGCTCAGCGGCCGCCTCCTCGTGGTGCTCGTCGGGCATGTCGAACACGGCGTGGCGCACGCGCGACAGCTGCTGCACCAGCCCCTGCCGGTGATGCACGCGCTCACGACCATGGTGCGTCTTGAGCTTGTCCTTGTAGCGGCGCAGCTGCCGCTCGATCTTGTCCATCGCCAGATCGATGGACGCGTACATGTCCTCGCTCTTCTCTCGGCCTCTCAGCACCCACGAACCCGAGTGGATCGTGATGTCCGCGTGGTGCAGATGGCGTTCGAGAGAGAGCACCACATGCGCTTCACCTGCCCGGTCCAACAACCGATTTACCCGGTCGACCTTCTCGCGTGCGTACTCCTTGAGGGAATCCGACGCTCCGAACTGGCGGAAGGTGATGTTCATCTGCATGCGTAGCTGCCTCCTCAGTGGGTAGGACGGTGCTCCATCTCCGATCAGAAACGGTCCGGGGGGACAAAAGCAACCCACCCGGCGTTTCGACTGCGCGATGGCCGTTCCGGAGACCCGAGCCACCTTTCATCGGACAGGTGGTTTTAGTCCCTTATTCCCGAGGGTTTTCAGCCACTTCCGCTCTTTTCTGGATCCAGCGGGGGGAGCCACGCGATGGGTTGGGTGCCACACAGTCCTCGACGCGCGAGGAAGCGTTGACAACCCGCGCCACCTGGGCCCTCTCCGCCGCCGCGACGATCACGCACGGCACATCCCGGAGGGTGGTTCCAGTGACAAGGAGTCTGGGTGCCGGGTCCGGCGGCTCACGCCAGCACCTTGCCGCCCGTGACGCCGAGAATCTCCCCGTTCACGTAGCGCGACTCGTCGCTGGCGAGGAACACGAAGGAGGGCGCCAGCTCCGCGGGCTGCGCGGGACGGCCCGTGGGGTTGTTCTCGCCGAACTTCTTCAGGTGCTCGCCGCTGAAGGACTGCGGGATGAGCGGCGTCCACACCGGCCCGGGCGCCACGCAGTTGACGCGGATGCCGCGCTCGATGAGCGACTGCGACAGGCCCTTGGTGAAGGTGACGATGGCGCCCTTGGTACTCGCGTAGTCGAGGATGCCCGCCGAGGGCTGATACGCCTGGACCGAGGCCACGTTGATGATGGCACTGCCCGGCTTCATGTGCGGCAGCGCCAGGCGCACCAGGTGGAACATGGCCAGGATGTTCACCCGGAAGGTGCGCTCGACGCGCTCGGGGTCCAGGTCCTCGAACTTCTCCACCTCCTTGCCCTGGAAGGCGGCGTTGTTCACCAGCACGTCGATGCGGCCGAAGCGCTTCACCGTGTCCTCGACGAGCTTGCGGCAATGCGCCTCGACGGCCAGGTCTCCGGACATCGTCAGCACCTGCCGCCCCGCCTCCTCGAGCAGCCGCCGCGTCTTCTCCGCGTCCTCGTGCTCGCTGAGGTAACCGAAGGCCACGTCCGCACCCTCGCGGGCGAACGCCAGGCACACCGCCCGGCCAATGCCGCTGTCGCCGCCGGTGACCAGCGCCACGCGATCCTTCAGCCGGCCGAGCCCCTTATAGGAGTCCTCGCCGTAGTCGGGCGCCTGGCTCATGCGCTCTTCGATACCGGGGTGCGCCTGGGGCTTCTCGGAGAAGGGGGGCTGGGGGTTGGCGTTGCGTGGATCGGGGTTGCGGGGCATGAGTCCTCCAGATGAGTACCCAGGCACGGTGGGGGTGGCCCGGGAGCCCGGCAACTCCTGGCAGCCAGGCTTGGACCCAAGTCCGAGGGGCTTTCCGACTGGACAACGAGCAGGCAACCGACGCTCGCTCACTTCCCAACCTGGCGACCCTCCCCCGCGCTCAGTGGGGCAGGGGCTCCTCGGAGTCCTCGGAGAATGGCAGTTCCTCTTGCCTGCCCTGCGGCACGGGCGGGCCCAGGCCTCCGTCCGGCGGTCCCCCAGGCCGGGCCTCCTGCTCCCAGCGGCGAGAGCGCGCCCGCTGCACCCGCTGCAGGACGACCTGCAACGCGGCGGCGACCGGCAGCGCCAGCACGCCTCCCAGCACCCCCATCAGCATCGCACCGATGATGACGACGATGGCGATGAGCAGGGGGTTCATCTTCAAGGTCTGCCGCTGGATGAGCGG
It encodes the following:
- a CDS encoding SDR family oxidoreductase, with product MPRNPDPRNANPQPPFSEKPQAHPGIEERMSQAPDYGEDSYKGLGRLKDRVALVTGGDSGIGRAVCLAFAREGADVAFGYLSEHEDAEKTRRLLEEAGRQVLTMSGDLAVEAHCRKLVEDTVKRFGRIDVLVNNAAFQGKEVEKFEDLDPERVERTFRVNILAMFHLVRLALPHMKPGSAIINVASVQAYQPSAGILDYASTKGAIVTFTKGLSQSLIERGIRVNCVAPGPVWTPLIPQSFSGEHLKKFGENNPTGRPAQPAELAPSFVFLASDESRYVNGEILGVTGGKVLA
- the hpf gene encoding ribosome hibernation-promoting factor, HPF/YfiA family yields the protein MQMNITFRQFGASDSLKEYAREKVDRVNRLLDRAGEAHVVLSLERHLHHADITIHSGSWVLRGREKSEDMYASIDLAMDKIERQLRRYKDKLKTHHGRERVHHRQGLVQQLSRVRHAVFDMPDEHHEEAAAEPASQAQSLRAAASAPTTENPAAKSDVSSAHRVLRTTHLTVQPMKVDEAVMQMNLMNNDFYVFHNVDSDAMSVLYRRKDGQYGLIEPHEPQANP